A genomic stretch from Desulfolutivibrio sulfodismutans DSM 3696 includes:
- a CDS encoding FAD-dependent oxidoreductase, which yields MSPFSDNKSEEKAPSQSPPTAGDTTQDAAGVSAPSPGDDWFLPQDTRRDVLRLFEKLSGPVALEVFTAPGQNAPYNDYLLKFLRDLSRLDERIQVKAFALSDDAAKTRGVDFSPTLLFSPDDLSIRYLGAPLGEEVRTFMEVLLRVSARQSGLSEPAKKRLAALKDPRRVTVFVNPACPYCPGQVLNAFRCAIERPDLVAAACIDAAQHTEAATARGVGSVPHTIIEDPDGSLAPLAILGLEPEDRFVAELASMQSAPVRADATDTAPGHDHAGDVTVKEVDVVVVGAGPAGLTAGMYAARGGMTAVVLEKAVIGGQVTVTPQVENYPGFATVPGGKLMEMVAAQTRQYVPVIEGAGVDEIKIGRRIEVDLGETVYLCRAVILATGATWRKLGIPGEDRYFGRGVSACAACDGYLYKDAAVAVVGGGNTALTEALHLARLGATVTIIHRRDAFRAEKHLVDALEKEGVEVVWNTVVEEVLGDDAGVTAVRLKNMADGSTRELAVRALFVAVGYIPVTGLAQDIGLALDEAGYIKVDAGMRTSIPRVYACGDVTGGVRQIVTAVGQGATAALSAFEDISHPYWKK from the coding sequence ATGAGTCCGTTTTCCGACAATAAATCCGAGGAGAAGGCGCCTTCCCAAAGTCCCCCGACCGCAGGCGACACCACCCAAGACGCGGCGGGCGTATCCGCTCCCTCCCCGGGCGACGACTGGTTTTTGCCCCAGGACACCCGGCGCGACGTGCTCCGGCTTTTCGAGAAGCTCTCCGGTCCCGTAGCCCTTGAAGTCTTCACCGCGCCGGGCCAAAATGCGCCCTACAACGACTATCTCCTCAAGTTCCTTCGCGACCTGTCGCGCCTGGACGAGCGCATCCAGGTGAAGGCCTTCGCCCTGTCCGACGACGCGGCCAAAACCCGGGGCGTGGACTTCTCCCCCACCCTGTTGTTTTCCCCGGATGACCTGTCCATCCGCTACCTGGGAGCGCCGCTTGGGGAGGAGGTGCGCACCTTCATGGAAGTCCTTTTGCGCGTCTCAGCCCGGCAAAGCGGCCTGTCCGAGCCTGCGAAAAAGCGGCTGGCCGCCCTGAAAGACCCGCGCCGGGTCACGGTGTTCGTCAATCCGGCCTGCCCCTATTGCCCGGGCCAGGTCTTAAACGCCTTCCGCTGCGCCATCGAGCGCCCGGATCTGGTCGCCGCCGCCTGCATCGACGCCGCCCAGCACACCGAGGCGGCCACGGCGCGCGGCGTGGGATCCGTGCCCCACACCATCATCGAAGACCCCGACGGCAGTCTGGCCCCGCTGGCCATCCTGGGCCTTGAGCCCGAGGACCGGTTCGTGGCCGAATTGGCATCCATGCAGTCCGCGCCCGTCCGGGCCGACGCAACGGACACGGCCCCCGGCCACGATCATGCCGGGGACGTGACGGTCAAGGAGGTGGACGTGGTGGTCGTCGGGGCGGGACCGGCCGGGCTGACAGCCGGGATGTACGCCGCCCGGGGCGGGATGACCGCCGTGGTCCTGGAGAAGGCCGTGATCGGCGGGCAGGTGACCGTGACCCCGCAGGTGGAGAACTATCCGGGCTTCGCCACGGTTCCCGGGGGCAAGCTCATGGAGATGGTGGCGGCCCAGACCCGGCAGTACGTGCCCGTCATCGAGGGCGCGGGGGTGGACGAGATCAAGATCGGCAGGCGCATCGAGGTGGACCTGGGCGAAACGGTCTACCTGTGCCGAGCGGTGATCCTGGCCACCGGGGCCACCTGGCGCAAGCTCGGCATCCCGGGCGAAGACCGCTATTTCGGGCGCGGCGTAAGCGCCTGCGCGGCCTGCGACGGCTACCTCTACAAGGACGCGGCCGTGGCCGTGGTCGGCGGCGGCAACACCGCGCTCACCGAGGCCCTGCATCTGGCCCGGCTTGGGGCAACGGTCACGATCATCCACCGCCGGGACGCATTCCGGGCTGAAAAGCATCTGGTGGACGCGCTGGAGAAGGAAGGCGTGGAGGTGGTCTGGAACACGGTGGTGGAGGAGGTTCTGGGCGATGACGCGGGCGTGACGGCGGTGCGGCTCAAAAACATGGCCGACGGGAGCACGCGGGAGCTTGCGGTCAGGGCGCTCTTCGTGGCCGTGGGGTACATCCCGGTGACCGGGCTGGCCCAGGACATCGGGCTAGCCCTGGACGAAGCGGGCTATATCAAGGTGGATGCGGGCATGCGCACGAGCATCCCCAGGGTCTATGCCTGCGGCGACGTGACCGGCGGGGTGCGGCAGATCGTCACCGCCGTGGGGCAGGGGGCCACGGCGGCGCTTTCGGCGTTTGAGGATATTTCGCATCCGTATTGGAAGAAGTGA
- a CDS encoding ATP-binding protein, with the protein MRFRPLWSLRLRDQLIILVMLVLLPALALAVYSGVQQRQAAMEEAEQHVVGLVRVFGHEQDRLVETTRHVLNTLAHIPEIKARDVAATDRILAELHGHTPFYATLVAVNPSGEVFGCALPETKPINVADREWFAEVRRTKAFTVGRFLVSRSAHKASLPMAFPVLDARGQVDFILGAALDLAYYGSIYARISLPSDATLTLVDAGGTVLFRNRDAQGWVGKPLPEHLQMQIANGEAEGAFTAVSLGGVPNIYAFKHLAAGSGEHKGWFMTAIVGIPEAQALEEPRRILEQHVGGLIMVAALALAAAWFFARRAILDPLTALTRAAKRVKDGDSTARTGIRTGGELGALARDFDDMAEALACREQERDAAKKELERQYAFVSTLVEAAPIPIYHKDHSGRFVSCNRAFAEFAGRDAADIIGHTCFEIFPPEIAAQNAANDEELMRRGERLEYEAVAWSALGGERQVIFHKAAYRDHTGEVAGLVGILVDITPLKTAQAELVAAKEKAEEASRSKSDFLASMSHEIRTPLNGVLGMLQILLTEVVEPRHREYLDAAMGAARSLLQVVGEVLDFSKIEAGRLEISVKDFRTADLLESVQSLFGVQTETRGLSLSCELSPDVPPWVRGDEQRLKQILFNLVGNALKFTDTGGVRVRISRVAAEEAPDETVLDLIVEDTGVGIAVEAQTRIFEPFRQAGDSFERRSQGTGLGLVIVRRLAEAMGGFVHLHSREGEGTRFTVRVRLGRSSMTDSDPQAETAQDRAVGPGEGRRPLPAVAPSEGTDTGQGERRGKDMDAGAGENVIGLRVLVVEDDHLNRLTAVKLLERLGCVAVGVPGGEEALSLLDVKTFDAVLMDIQMPGMDGMETTRRIRNSGRAEVSGLFVAAVTAHALKGDREVFLRAGMDDYLSKPVDMDELSAMLVRAMHRRVSS; encoded by the coding sequence ATGCGCTTTCGTCCGCTCTGGTCTCTCAGGCTTCGCGACCAACTGATCATCCTGGTCATGCTGGTGCTGCTTCCGGCCCTGGCCCTGGCCGTGTATTCCGGCGTGCAGCAGCGTCAGGCGGCCATGGAGGAGGCCGAGCAGCATGTCGTGGGGCTGGTGCGGGTTTTCGGCCATGAGCAGGACCGGCTGGTGGAGACCACCCGGCATGTCCTGAACACCCTGGCTCACATCCCTGAAATAAAGGCCCGCGACGTGGCCGCGACGGATCGCATCCTGGCGGAACTGCATGGTCACACGCCGTTTTATGCCACGCTTGTGGCCGTGAACCCGTCGGGCGAGGTTTTCGGATGCGCCCTTCCCGAGACCAAGCCCATAAACGTGGCTGATCGGGAGTGGTTTGCCGAGGTCAGAAGGACCAAGGCGTTCACCGTGGGCCGGTTCCTGGTCAGCCGCTCGGCGCACAAGGCCTCGCTGCCCATGGCCTTCCCGGTCCTGGACGCCCGGGGACAGGTGGATTTCATCCTGGGCGCGGCCCTGGACCTGGCCTATTACGGCAGCATTTACGCCAGGATCAGCCTGCCGTCCGACGCCACCCTGACCCTGGTCGACGCCGGGGGCACGGTGCTTTTTCGTAACCGGGACGCTCAGGGCTGGGTGGGCAAACCGCTGCCCGAACATCTCCAGATGCAGATCGCCAATGGCGAGGCAGAGGGCGCCTTCACGGCGGTGAGCCTCGGTGGCGTCCCGAACATCTACGCCTTCAAGCATCTGGCTGCCGGAAGCGGCGAACACAAGGGCTGGTTCATGACGGCCATCGTGGGCATTCCCGAGGCCCAGGCCCTGGAGGAGCCCCGGCGGATCCTGGAGCAGCATGTGGGCGGGCTGATCATGGTGGCCGCCCTGGCCCTGGCAGCCGCCTGGTTTTTTGCCCGCCGCGCCATTCTCGATCCGCTCACGGCCCTGACCCGGGCGGCAAAACGGGTCAAGGACGGCGACTCCACCGCCAGAACCGGTATCCGTACCGGGGGGGAACTCGGGGCTCTGGCCCGGGATTTCGACGACATGGCCGAGGCCCTGGCCTGTCGCGAGCAGGAACGCGATGCCGCGAAAAAGGAGCTTGAGCGGCAGTATGCCTTTGTGAGCACCCTGGTCGAGGCCGCCCCCATCCCCATCTATCACAAGGACCATTCGGGGCGGTTCGTGAGCTGTAACCGGGCCTTCGCCGAATTTGCAGGTAGGGATGCGGCAGACATCATCGGCCATACCTGCTTTGAAATCTTCCCGCCGGAGATCGCCGCCCAAAATGCCGCAAATGACGAGGAACTCATGCGCCGTGGGGAGCGCCTGGAGTATGAGGCCGTGGCTTGGTCCGCATTGGGCGGGGAACGCCAGGTGATTTTCCACAAGGCCGCCTACCGTGACCATACCGGCGAGGTGGCGGGCTTGGTGGGCATCCTGGTGGACATCACGCCGCTGAAAACGGCCCAGGCCGAGCTTGTGGCCGCCAAGGAAAAGGCCGAGGAGGCCAGCCGGAGCAAGAGCGATTTCCTGGCCAGCATGAGCCACGAGATCCGAACGCCCTTAAACGGCGTGCTGGGCATGCTGCAGATCCTTCTGACGGAGGTTGTGGAGCCTCGGCACCGGGAATATCTGGATGCGGCCATGGGCGCGGCCCGCTCGCTGTTGCAGGTCGTCGGCGAGGTGTTGGATTTTTCCAAGATCGAGGCCGGGAGACTTGAGATTTCCGTGAAGGACTTCCGCACCGCCGACCTGCTTGAGTCGGTCCAGAGCCTTTTCGGCGTGCAGACCGAGACCCGGGGGTTGTCGTTGTCCTGTGAACTGTCGCCGGATGTGCCCCCGTGGGTGCGCGGGGATGAACAGCGCCTCAAGCAGATTTTATTCAACCTGGTGGGCAACGCCCTGAAGTTCACGGATACGGGGGGCGTGCGGGTGCGAATTTCCCGTGTCGCCGCCGAGGAGGCCCCGGACGAGACGGTGCTCGATCTGATTGTTGAGGATACCGGCGTGGGCATTGCCGTTGAGGCCCAGACCCGCATTTTCGAGCCGTTCCGGCAGGCGGGGGATTCCTTTGAGCGCCGCAGCCAGGGAACCGGACTGGGTCTGGTCATCGTCCGGCGGCTGGCTGAGGCCATGGGGGGTTTTGTCCATCTGCACAGCCGGGAGGGGGAGGGAACCCGGTTCACCGTGCGGGTGCGCCTGGGGCGCTCGTCGATGACGGATTCCGATCCCCAGGCGGAGACGGCGCAGGACCGCGCCGTGGGGCCGGGGGAAGGTCGCCGCCCGTTGCCCGCCGTGGCCCCGTCGGAAGGGACGGACACAGGCCAGGGGGAGAGGCGTGGGAAGGACATGGATGCAGGTGCGGGGGAAAACGTCATTGGGCTTCGGGTGCTGGTGGTGGAGGACGACCACCTCAACCGGCTGACGGCGGTCAAGCTCTTGGAGCGGCTGGGGTGTGTGGCCGTGGGGGTTCCGGGCGGCGAAGAGGCCTTGTCGCTTTTGGACGTGAAGACCTTTGACGCCGTGCTTATGGACATCCAGATGCCGGGCATGGACGGCATGGAAACCACCAGACGCATCCGGAATTCCGGGCGGGCGGAGGTGTCCGGCCTGTTTGTTGCGGCGGTCACGGCCCATGCCCTCAAGGGGGATCGGGAGGTGTTTTTGCGTGCGGGTATGGATGACTACCTCTCCAAACCCGTGGATATGGACGAATTATCCGCCATGCTGGTTCGAGCCATGCACCGGCGGGTATCGTCTTGA
- a CDS encoding flagellar brake protein: MTKSEKTNGQSPGLDIPVGAKLSLEVLGIDEKLSSALVGFTKGKYLVVQLPSLTEGSRDMLFQYLYSGNPVTVRYLKSGAVFGFRCEVIKYLCSPFPLLFMTYPLRVESFNLRRHKRIPCLLPVSAMIKETTYTGLMTDLSLSGCGVGLTIMRKYQPAIGVDDRVLLRCSVFGDQDQNQLHCLIKRAASDVGKLELGLKFTELPEASRQGIVSYIQSAAAILEN; encoded by the coding sequence ATGACCAAGAGCGAAAAGACAAACGGACAGTCCCCGGGGCTCGATATCCCGGTGGGGGCCAAACTGTCTCTGGAAGTCCTGGGTATCGACGAAAAGCTTTCGTCGGCGCTTGTCGGCTTCACCAAGGGAAAATACCTTGTCGTGCAACTGCCCTCCCTGACCGAGGGCAGTCGGGACATGCTGTTCCAGTATTTGTATTCCGGGAATCCGGTCACCGTGCGCTATCTGAAATCCGGGGCGGTGTTCGGTTTTCGTTGTGAGGTCATCAAGTATCTGTGCTCTCCCTTTCCCCTGCTTTTCATGACCTACCCCCTGCGGGTGGAGAGCTTCAACCTGCGCCGCCACAAGCGCATCCCGTGCCTTTTGCCGGTGAGCGCCATGATTAAGGAAACCACCTATACCGGATTGATGACCGACCTGAGCCTGTCGGGATGCGGGGTGGGGCTGACGATCATGCGCAAGTACCAGCCCGCCATCGGCGTGGATGATCGGGTGCTGCTTCGCTGCTCCGTGTTCGGCGACCAGGATCAAAACCAACTGCACTGCCTGATCAAGCGGGCCGCCTCGGACGTGGGGAAGCTCGAACTGGGACTGAAATTCACCGAATTGCCCGAAGCCTCCCGCCAGGGAATCGTCAGCTACATCCAAAGCGCCGCCGCCATCCTTGAGAATTAA
- a CDS encoding response regulator → MFLFVDDEESVLNAIQYVLRSREHEWDMIFTTDSMEALDFVRKMFEAGSGGAEYAREFAIIVSDVQMPGINGIEFFEVLHTIFPDTIRILLTGNTDSGFAIRAINEGKVHRYLLKSCIIDELIPEMESAYREYFRVKAQREEAYAAKRAKAVFLDTMTHEIRTPLNGVMGMLQLLKETGLTLEQMEYVQAAMDASRRLTKLFNNVLDYSRFDSGQVETPDVAFRIGDVMRHLNDALSGKAKSKGVAFTCTVDERVPERVYGKESLLRQVLYHLAENAVKFTDSGAVAISATLLPHAGPRFCRILFAIEDSGCGIPDEKLLDVFQPFTQVDDSYIRPREGAGLGLSLVQKLLKIMDASGLAVENGPCGVTVCLSAAFRVWEQPLPLAAPGAPSGSAVPAAGKILLVAREALAARRIKKALLLHGFDVDAAVDGNAGLRRLSTNDYDLVLLDLPLPDMEGQEAARIIRTSPGLAAKAHLPIVGLSSAPAKRQREQSRERGIDAVVQKPLDDAVLLDMIKTLMTRP, encoded by the coding sequence ATGTTTCTTTTCGTCGACGATGAAGAAAGCGTTTTGAACGCCATTCAGTATGTTCTTAGGTCCAGGGAACACGAATGGGACATGATATTTACGACGGATAGCATGGAAGCCCTGGATTTTGTCAGGAAAATGTTCGAGGCAGGGTCAGGGGGCGCAGAATACGCCAGAGAGTTCGCGATAATCGTGTCTGATGTCCAGATGCCAGGGATAAACGGGATTGAGTTTTTCGAGGTGCTTCATACGATTTTTCCGGACACCATCCGCATTCTTTTGACGGGAAACACGGATTCCGGTTTCGCGATCCGGGCAATAAACGAAGGGAAAGTTCACCGGTATCTTCTGAAGTCATGCATCATTGATGAATTGATCCCGGAGATGGAGTCTGCCTATCGGGAGTATTTCCGGGTAAAGGCGCAACGGGAAGAAGCTTATGCCGCGAAGCGGGCAAAGGCCGTTTTCCTTGACACCATGACCCATGAGATACGGACCCCGCTCAACGGCGTCATGGGCATGTTGCAGCTCTTAAAGGAGACCGGCCTCACCTTGGAGCAGATGGAATATGTCCAGGCTGCCATGGACGCCTCCCGTCGATTGACCAAATTGTTCAACAATGTTTTGGACTATTCCCGATTCGACTCGGGACAGGTGGAGACGCCGGACGTGGCCTTCCGCATCGGCGACGTGATGCGGCATCTCAACGATGCCCTGTCGGGAAAGGCGAAATCCAAAGGGGTGGCGTTTACCTGCACCGTCGACGAGAGGGTTCCGGAGCGGGTGTATGGGAAGGAGAGCCTCCTGCGGCAGGTGCTCTACCACCTGGCGGAGAACGCCGTGAAGTTCACCGACTCCGGGGCCGTGGCGATTTCCGCGACGTTACTGCCGCATGCGGGGCCACGATTCTGTCGGATTTTGTTCGCGATCGAGGATAGCGGGTGCGGTATCCCGGATGAAAAGCTCCTCGACGTCTTCCAGCCGTTCACCCAGGTGGATGACTCCTACATCCGGCCTCGGGAGGGGGCGGGGCTTGGCCTGTCCCTTGTGCAAAAATTGCTGAAAATCATGGATGCCTCCGGCCTTGCGGTCGAAAACGGACCCTGCGGCGTCACGGTGTGTCTTTCCGCGGCCTTTCGCGTCTGGGAACAACCCCTCCCGTTGGCCGCACCAGGTGCGCCGTCCGGAAGCGCGGTCCCGGCGGCGGGAAAGATTCTTTTGGTCGCACGCGAGGCCCTTGCGGCGCGACGCATCAAAAAGGCGCTCCTGCTGCACGGTTTCGACGTGGATGCCGCTGTGGACGGAAACGCGGGCCTGCGCCGACTGTCCACAAACGACTACGACCTTGTGCTCCTGGATCTGCCCTTGCCGGATATGGAGGGCCAGGAGGCGGCCAGGATCATCCGGACCTCGCCGGGGTTGGCGGCAAAGGCCCATCTCCCCATTGTCGGGCTGTCGAGCGCGCCCGCGAAGCGGCAGCGTGAGCAGTCCCGCGAGCGGGGGATCGATGCCGTCGTGCAAAAGCCCCTTGATGACGCCGTGCTGCTGGACATGATCAAAACGCTCATGACGAGGCCATAA
- a CDS encoding NAD(P)/FAD-dependent oxidoreductase, producing MAASKKDRFDVIIVGAGPAGLFCAYWLAEYGNLRILVLDKGQDPRKRRCPIAGRQGAECMHCSPCNILSGVGGAGLFSDGKLNFIHILGKTDLTQFLPGPEAMALIEETEAVFTRFGMDGPVYPTDMEQAREIRRGARRQGLDLLLIRQKHLGSDHLPGLITGMADHIASRGVTFRTGEEVAGVVVEDGRVRGVTTAKGAYRADAVVLAPGRVGAEWMGRVAKTLGLSVSQRGIEVGVRVEVHNDIMDDLTSVIYDPTFFIRTDRHDDLTRTFCTNRGGFVALENYQDFVCVNGHAYRDRKSDNTNFAFLSKVVLTEPVTDNQAYGESIGRLASIIGGGKPILQRFGDLRRGRRSTWAKVKAGYLQPTMTDVVCGDVSMALPGRIMANLREGLTKLNQVVPGVANDETLLYAPEIKFFATQVGTTKELETAVAGLFVAGDGPGVAGNIVSAAATGLIPAKAILARLAAEAAT from the coding sequence GTGGCGGCTTCGAAAAAAGACAGGTTTGACGTCATCATCGTCGGGGCCGGGCCCGCCGGCCTTTTTTGCGCCTACTGGCTGGCCGAATACGGCAATCTGCGCATCCTGGTCCTGGACAAGGGGCAGGACCCGCGCAAACGCCGGTGTCCCATTGCCGGTCGGCAGGGGGCGGAATGCATGCACTGTTCGCCCTGCAACATCTTGTCGGGCGTGGGCGGGGCCGGGCTTTTTTCAGATGGCAAGCTCAATTTCATCCATATTCTGGGCAAGACCGACCTGACCCAGTTTCTGCCCGGCCCCGAGGCCATGGCCCTTATCGAGGAGACCGAGGCCGTGTTCACCCGGTTCGGCATGGACGGCCCGGTCTATCCCACGGACATGGAGCAGGCCCGGGAGATTCGGCGGGGCGCCCGCCGCCAGGGCCTGGATCTGCTGCTGATCCGCCAGAAACACCTGGGCAGCGACCATCTGCCCGGCCTGATCACGGGCATGGCCGACCACATCGCCTCCCGCGGGGTGACCTTTCGCACCGGCGAGGAGGTGGCCGGGGTCGTGGTCGAGGACGGCCGGGTGCGCGGCGTCACCACGGCCAAGGGGGCCTACCGGGCCGACGCCGTGGTGCTGGCCCCGGGCCGGGTGGGCGCGGAATGGATGGGGCGGGTGGCCAAGACGCTGGGGCTGTCCGTGTCCCAACGGGGCATTGAGGTGGGGGTGCGGGTGGAGGTCCACAACGACATCATGGACGATCTGACCAGCGTCATCTACGACCCCACCTTTTTCATCCGCACCGACCGCCATGACGACCTGACCCGCACCTTCTGCACCAACCGGGGGGGCTTCGTGGCCCTGGAAAACTACCAGGATTTCGTGTGCGTCAACGGCCACGCCTACCGGGACAGAAAGTCCGACAACACCAATTTCGCCTTTTTGTCCAAGGTGGTCCTGACCGAACCGGTCACGGACAACCAGGCCTACGGCGAGTCCATCGGCCGTCTGGCCTCCATCATCGGCGGCGGCAAGCCCATCCTGCAACGCTTCGGGGATCTGCGCCGGGGGCGGCGTTCCACCTGGGCCAAGGTCAAGGCCGGATATCTCCAGCCGACCATGACCGACGTGGTCTGCGGGGACGTGTCCATGGCCCTGCCGGGGCGGATTATGGCCAACCTGCGTGAGGGGCTGACGAAGCTCAATCAGGTGGTGCCCGGGGTGGCCAACGACGAAACCCTGCTGTACGCCCCGGAGATCAAGTTTTTCGCCACCCAGGTGGGGACCACGAAGGAGCTGGAGACGGCGGTGGCCGGTCTCTTCGTGGCCGGCGACGGCCCGGGGGTGGCCGGGAACATCGTGTCTGCGGCGGCCACCGGCCTTATTCCGGCCAAAGCCATCCTGGCCCGGCTTGCGGCTGAAGCGGCCACATAG
- the speG gene encoding spermidine N1-acetyltransferase — protein sequence MKPKLTLRALERSDLRFVHHLNNNRNIMSYWFEEPYESFDELEELYNKHIHDNAERRFIAETADKEPVGLVELIEINSIHRSAEFQIIITPEHQGRGFARDLVNKALDYSFSILNLHKIYLQAATDNDKAIHIYKECGFLEEGHLVEEFFSNGKYTDAVRMYILQETYLKTAKSTPEGDAA from the coding sequence ATGAAACCGAAACTCACATTACGCGCCCTGGAGCGAAGCGATCTGCGCTTTGTGCATCATCTCAACAACAACCGGAACATCATGTCGTACTGGTTCGAGGAGCCCTACGAATCCTTTGATGAACTTGAAGAACTGTACAACAAGCACATTCACGACAATGCGGAGCGCCGGTTTATCGCCGAAACCGCCGACAAGGAACCCGTGGGGCTCGTGGAGCTCATCGAAATCAACTCCATCCACCGAAGCGCTGAATTTCAAATCATCATCACCCCGGAACACCAAGGCCGGGGGTTTGCCCGCGATCTGGTCAACAAGGCCTTGGACTATTCTTTCAGCATCCTGAACTTGCATAAGATATATCTGCAAGCAGCCACGGACAACGACAAGGCCATCCATATTTATAAAGAATGCGGCTTCCTCGAAGAGGGACACCTTGTCGAAGAGTTCTTCAGCAATGGAAAATATACGGATGCGGTACGCATGTACATTTTGCAGGAGACGTACTTGAAGACTGCGAAATCCACGCCTGAGGGAGACGCTGCCTAA
- a CDS encoding tetratricopeptide repeat protein yields the protein MDSKADEAAFQVAVSDREQSKIGTGDTTRTVERSIYYYAQRTPDGGIAIQPLSASFLPAGEKTPIDQAMFIKRFRPEPLIYYNKVKPALEAVARELKKGDRHLAAGRLEKAEASFKNVLVVDADNIRAIFSLGITYLEGGHTDEAGDIFNKIMSLDLAFEPEHVHLFNEFGIRMRKSGMLDKALTYYRKAVTLNPDDEHLLFNMARIHFESEDYPDAGEFLRRALEINPGFRIASKMLAAVEKVTALAAKNVPRDTSPDGE from the coding sequence ATGGACAGCAAAGCCGACGAAGCCGCTTTCCAGGTCGCCGTCTCGGACAGGGAGCAGTCAAAAATCGGCACGGGCGACACGACCAGGACCGTGGAACGCAGCATCTACTATTACGCCCAGCGCACGCCGGACGGCGGCATCGCCATCCAGCCGCTAAGCGCCTCCTTCCTCCCGGCCGGAGAGAAAACCCCCATCGATCAAGCCATGTTCATCAAGCGATTCCGCCCGGAACCGCTGATCTATTACAACAAGGTCAAACCGGCCCTGGAGGCCGTGGCCAGGGAATTGAAGAAAGGCGACCGGCATCTGGCGGCAGGCCGCCTGGAGAAGGCCGAGGCGTCCTTTAAAAACGTGCTGGTCGTGGACGCCGATAACATCCGGGCCATCTTCAGTCTGGGCATCACCTATCTGGAGGGGGGACACACGGACGAGGCCGGGGACATCTTCAACAAGATCATGTCGCTGGATCTGGCCTTCGAGCCCGAGCACGTCCACCTGTTCAACGAATTCGGCATCCGCATGCGCAAGTCGGGCATGCTGGACAAGGCGCTCACCTATTACCGCAAGGCGGTAACCTTAAATCCCGACGACGAGCATCTGCTGTTCAACATGGCCCGCATCCATTTCGAATCCGAGGACTATCCGGACGCGGGAGAATTTCTGCGCCGGGCCCTGGAGATCAATCCCGGGTTCAGGATCGCCTCCAAAATGCTTGCGGCCGTGGAGAAGGTAACGGCCCTGGCCGCGAAAAACGTGCCCAGGGACACCAGCCCGGACGGGGAATGA